The Culex pipiens pallens isolate TS unplaced genomic scaffold, TS_CPP_V2 Cpp_Un0025, whole genome shotgun sequence region ttattaaattattaaattattaaattattaaattattaaattattaaattattaaattattaaattattaaattattaaattattaaattattaaattattaaattattaaattattaaattattaaattattaaattattaaattattaaattattaaattattaaattattaaattattaaattattaaattattaaattattaaattgttaaattattaaattgttaaattattaaattatttaattatttaattatttaattattaaattattaaattatttaattatttaattattaaattattaaattatttaattatttaattattaaattatttaattatttaattattaaattattaaattataaaaataattaaattatttaattatttaattattatatttattagatTAATTTAATGAGAACCTTgattcaattttaaacaacttttctcaagacaccatatttttaggatttttttgcataaaagttaTTGCTTCATATTAGCAACAacaaaaagtgactttctccaatatttcaaatttttatgataTTCATGAAAATAGGATTTACAAAACTGTACCCCTCTTGCAGGTCGTCAGCCGCATCACCGAGAACGGTTCCGCCGTGTCGTTCCGTCCCAACGACGACCAGGTCATAAACATCGCGTTCTACCCGAAACGGGCGCTGTACAACACGACGGAATCGATCGTGCGCGAGCACTTTCACGACATCCAAAACTGTGGCATCGGGACGATCGTGCTGGTGTGGCACCCGGCGTTCAACGAGGGACTGCTGCGGGCGATCTTCAAAATGGCCGCGATTCACAATTTGAAGGTGGCGATCGAGATTCTGGAGTATCCGGAACGGACGATCGAGGGCATTCGGAGCAACATCAAGTACTTTATGGACCTGTTTGGGAAGGACCAGGACAGCACGTTGAGTTACTTCCGGGTGTTGTCCAAGCAGAAGGATCTTCCGATATTCTACATTCGGCGGGCGTATCAGATTGCGGACGCCGATTGGATGCGGTTGCTGTCGCGGAATGGGATTTTGACGATCCGTGGGACGGCGTACGACGCGATCGTGCTGGCCCACATCGGAACCAAAGAGCACAAGTCGGTGGCGAGGCGGGGTGGGTTTGACGGGTTCTACACGTATTTGCCCAGCAATGGTGCGAACTACGCGAGCACGTGGAAGAATTGGTCCCAGCTGAAGAAGTACGGCGATACGTACAAACTGATGTTTGTGCCGACAATCGGTCCGGGTTATTACGACCGGAAGAAGTTCTCGCGGAGTGCGACCACAAATCACGGTATCAACAACATCAAGCGATACCGATCCAACGGACAGTATTACGACGTGGCGTGGAGGACGGCCCTCAAAAACAACGCCCAGATCATCACGATCAACAGCTACAACAACTGGGTCGACGGAACGCAGATCGAGGCGGCGATTCCGGTGTTCGGGTTCCGGGACTATCTGCCCGGACCGCCGGAAAAGTACCTGGATCTGACGCAGTCGTGGATCGAGGAGTACGTCAAGTACAAACTCAACAGCATGGCCCGCAAGACGGACGCCACGCTCGGATGTTACGACTTTATCAACAACACCATCTGCTAAATCTTCCCCAGTTTTTAAAATCTATCTCTCTGTGTGTGTCCCGTAGTTCTAGAGAGCACAAGCAATTTAGCGGCCGTTTCTAAAGCGGAAAGACGTTGAACATCCTACGAAAATTTAATGAGTGAGATTAGGACGAGCACAACAAACGAAAAAGGGTAAATTGGTACAAGCAAAACGCGTAGCTGGCGTTCTTTAATCGCACGTAAGATAAGACACTTTTCAAATCTTCTACACGTTGTTGGTACCTCCCTCCCCTCTTGCGCTTCGATAGTGATGTAGAATGGAACATTGTTGTATAGGATAGAGACATCCTTCCAGGCTAgctttaacaataaaaaaaatgtgaatcgtTTTACAAAAGTGTATGAAAGAAGTTTTATTCGGCACTTTCCTGACGcgttttattttcctttttggCACCAACCTAGCTTTTAAGAGATTTTTCTTAGCTAGTCTCCATATGTTTGTAggattgaatttctaaatttcagttttttttttattttttaggttttgaatattacatttttaatttttgtttttcgattattggatatttgtaattttgaaattgaaattgaactttggattttttagctagtcttttttttattatttctgaaGTTTGAATTTGTGGATTTATGTGATTTcgtaaattgggtactaaagccctatgccaatttttatgtacaacggtaaaaaacacgattaaaaaccatttttgatcacttttttttcgttttaatgcaaaaaaatattgacaagacaacattatttcgatggatcaactatggtccccttggaacgagctgtcatgtaggagtagagggtgacgagcgggaattcccgggaaaaatttcccgggaaatcgaccatttttggacctctcgattcccgggaaatttggtcgagagtcccgggaaattttatacttataaatatcgaactaaaattttataaactaatcagaaaaacattcgaaaaattcGAAATGGATGTTAACTTGTCGAacgttccaataactataattgagagaagcccaAACAATGTAAGCcctaaaatttaccttaaagcatacttagcagttacatcccagaaatgaattataaagttttttttattatttgtaatagcccgtttcaa contains the following coding sequences:
- the LOC120431001 gene encoding glycoprotein endo-alpha-1,2-mannosidase-like protein, giving the protein MSLLNFKVTIKSMKLLICFIGVSSLLLLVFCLYTTLNTPEKVIQPILPSPDQQVISYELLRSQNAALVPEKYNEHEIKSRIIREKIKRLAGVGGPKNAELMSTPARRNRTIALNRNIQIFYYAPVHWYRLHPTVPSDRVVSRITENGSAVSFRPNDDQVINIAFYPKRALYNTTESIVREHFHDIQNCGIGTIVLVWHPAFNEGLLRAIFKMAAIHNLKVAIEILEYPERTIEGIRSNIKYFMDLFGKDQDSTLSYFRVLSKQKDLPIFYIRRAYQIADADWMRLLSRNGILTIRGTAYDAIVLAHIGTKEHKSVARRGGFDGFYTYLPSNGANYASTWKNWSQLKKYGDTYKLMFVPTIGPGYYDRKKFSRSATTNHGINNIKRYRSNGQYYDVAWRTALKNNAQIITINSYNNWVDGTQIEAAIPVFGFRDYLPGPPEKYLDLTQSWIEEYVKYKLNSMARKTDATLGCYDFINNTIC